The Halorientalis sp. IM1011 genome window below encodes:
- a CDS encoding MFS transporter encodes MTKWRTLLLATIGFNFSFLIWFSFAPFTGPMAEEFGLSLAEIGILASAAIWLAPFGRILTGWLSDRFGAPTVFAIVLGYVGVFSMASAFAQSYTVFFVERLIVATAGITFVIGIQHVSEWFDEETLGTAEGVYAGVGNAGAAGGALILPRVFPTDWSGPLFQTNWRAAFFYTGVVSILLAIAYYTLGEAAKSEQKRQATKESASFEGWFYTATRYGTVVLALAYVMTFGLELSMNGWLATYYREGFDTQNLVLASTFAATFSVAAGLLRPIGGYVSDLLARKEKNILPIFTGRYREQWTFVSLCFVVLTMFGMTLAGLSGQVLLAVGAGFLVGMGCAFAEGAIFAQVPAMFPDSSGAVAGVVGGVGTVGGIVYPLVYAAPFLANLHLGYSIVAVSMLPIVLLAAWVFQPHVATRATTDGFVGTETDAGSVAADD; translated from the coding sequence ATGACCAAGTGGCGGACGCTCCTGCTCGCCACGATCGGGTTCAACTTCTCGTTCCTGATCTGGTTCTCGTTTGCCCCCTTCACGGGGCCGATGGCCGAGGAGTTCGGGCTGTCGCTGGCCGAGATCGGGATCCTCGCGAGCGCGGCCATCTGGCTCGCGCCCTTCGGCCGGATCCTGACGGGGTGGCTCTCCGACAGGTTCGGCGCGCCCACGGTGTTCGCGATCGTGCTGGGCTACGTCGGGGTGTTCTCGATGGCCAGCGCCTTCGCCCAGAGTTACACCGTCTTCTTCGTCGAACGGCTGATCGTCGCGACCGCGGGGATCACGTTCGTCATCGGGATCCAGCACGTCTCCGAGTGGTTCGACGAGGAGACCCTGGGGACCGCCGAGGGAGTCTACGCCGGGGTCGGGAACGCCGGCGCGGCCGGCGGGGCGTTGATCCTCCCGCGCGTGTTCCCGACCGACTGGAGCGGCCCGCTCTTCCAGACGAACTGGCGGGCCGCCTTCTTCTACACCGGCGTCGTCTCGATACTGCTGGCGATCGCCTACTACACGCTCGGTGAGGCGGCAAAGAGCGAGCAGAAGCGCCAGGCGACCAAGGAGAGCGCGAGCTTCGAGGGGTGGTTCTACACCGCGACCCGCTACGGGACGGTCGTGCTCGCGTTAGCGTACGTGATGACCTTCGGGCTCGAACTGTCGATGAACGGCTGGCTGGCGACCTACTACCGGGAAGGGTTCGACACGCAGAACCTCGTGCTGGCGAGTACGTTCGCGGCGACGTTCTCGGTCGCGGCCGGCCTGCTCCGGCCCATCGGGGGCTACGTCAGCGACCTGCTCGCGCGCAAGGAGAAGAACATCCTCCCGATCTTCACCGGCCGGTACCGCGAGCAGTGGACGTTCGTCTCGCTGTGTTTCGTCGTCCTCACGATGTTCGGGATGACGCTCGCGGGTCTCAGTGGCCAGGTCCTGCTGGCGGTCGGGGCTGGCTTCCTCGTCGGGATGGGCTGTGCGTTCGCCGAGGGGGCGATCTTCGCGCAGGTGCCAGCGATGTTCCCCGACAGCTCCGGGGCCGTCGCGGGCGTCGTCGGCGGCGTCGGCACCGTCGGTGGGATCGTCTACCCGCTGGTCTACGCCGCGCCGTTCCTGGCGAACCTCCACCTGGGCTATTCCATCGTCGCCGTCTCGATGCTCCCCATCGTCCTGCTTGCGGCCTGGGTGTTCCAGCCCCACGTCGCCACCCGCGCGACGACTGACGGCTTCGTCGGCACCGAGACCGACGCCGGTAGCGTCGCCGCCGACGACTGA